The Stratiformator vulcanicus genome has a segment encoding these proteins:
- a CDS encoding DUF1559 domain-containing protein, with translation MKRTAFTLIELLVVIAIIAVLIALLLPAVQQAREAARRSQCKNNLKQIGLALHNYLDVNSYLPPSFCLPNGTSTGNGGQWSVHARILPFVEEANLYRLADLSLPYDDAANGNIANTKVGLFQCPSDIGDRPRGTEHYPTSYGANMGTWFVWDNDSFARGNGAFAPNAKWSTAEFTDGTSNTLCFSEVKAWTPYLRDTDALPEPTTLPGTGPATLSLVSGQTTGDATKVKGSEIGNGTGHTEWVDGRVHQTGFTVALPPNSFVPIEGTGSAGSPAIRDGDFTNCREGKSCDEPTYAAVTSRSYHVGGVQSLLMDGSAHFMSENIDLGLWRILGQRNDGDVIGEF, from the coding sequence ATGAAACGTACTGCCTTCACGCTGATCGAATTGCTTGTGGTCATCGCGATCATTGCGGTGTTGATCGCATTGCTTCTGCCTGCCGTCCAGCAAGCCCGCGAAGCCGCACGGCGGAGCCAGTGCAAAAACAATTTGAAGCAGATCGGCCTCGCTCTTCACAATTACCTCGACGTCAACTCATACCTGCCGCCGTCGTTTTGCCTGCCGAACGGCACCTCGACAGGTAACGGCGGGCAATGGTCGGTCCACGCCCGAATCCTGCCCTTTGTCGAAGAGGCGAATCTCTATCGCTTGGCCGACTTGTCCCTTCCCTACGACGACGCCGCGAATGGAAATATCGCGAACACCAAAGTCGGCCTGTTCCAGTGCCCCAGTGATATCGGAGACCGGCCGAGGGGAACCGAGCATTACCCGACCAGCTACGGAGCCAACATGGGCACGTGGTTCGTATGGGACAACGACAGTTTTGCCAGAGGCAACGGAGCCTTCGCTCCCAACGCGAAGTGGTCGACCGCCGAGTTCACTGACGGGACGAGCAATACGCTTTGCTTTTCAGAAGTAAAAGCTTGGACCCCTTACCTACGAGACACCGACGCCTTGCCGGAGCCGACGACCCTCCCAGGTACAGGTCCGGCAACCTTGAGTCTCGTCTCGGGCCAAACGACCGGAGATGCCACCAAGGTCAAAGGCAGTGAAATCGGCAATGGAACGGGACATACCGAATGGGTTGACGGACGCGTCCACCAGACCGGCTTCACGGTCGCGCTGCCGCCGAATTCGTTCGTGCCGATTGAAGGGACCGGAAGTGCGGGCAGCCCTGCGATTCGCGACGGCGACTTCACGAACTGCCGCGAGGGGAAGTCGTGCGATGAGCCCACGTATGCCGCCGTCACGTCACGTAGTTATCACGTCGGCGGGGTGCAATCGCTGCTGATGGACGGCTCGGCCCATTTCATGAGCGAGAACATCGACCTCGGTCTGTGGCGGATCCTCGGTCAGCGAAACGACGGCGACGTCATCGGCGAGTTCTAA
- a CDS encoding LabA-like NYN domain-containing protein, translating to MLKAGIFLDIENLTRNGGWGMRYEAAMDLVAAQGTSILRANAYMTVDRQRMEEDERYRAKIVSYHQVIRRTGFRLVLKPVKKYFDAEGNQRYAGSADLELAVEALMQSDNLDYVLLGSGDGDFLRLVRALQDRGKRVDVMAFSNCSDELRDEADNFYSGPLIPNLLPPRDDEGTHRGFMHHVDEERGFGFLTILTGFGKTDFRDDVFLHINEFSEDGEPTTNARFAGLRDRRSIIEFDLEEQGDGKVRAVDAVEYVPQRQAPTPRPVEVEV from the coding sequence ATGTTAAAAGCCGGTATTTTTCTTGATATTGAAAACCTGACTCGCAACGGCGGTTGGGGCATGCGTTACGAGGCGGCCATGGATCTGGTTGCGGCACAAGGAACTTCAATTTTGCGGGCCAACGCTTATATGACGGTCGACCGCCAGCGGATGGAGGAGGACGAACGTTACCGGGCAAAAATAGTATCGTATCACCAGGTCATCCGCCGCACGGGGTTTCGGCTCGTCCTGAAGCCGGTCAAGAAATATTTTGACGCGGAAGGCAACCAGCGATACGCGGGGAGCGCTGACCTCGAACTGGCCGTCGAGGCGCTGATGCAGTCGGACAACCTCGACTATGTCTTATTAGGCAGCGGCGACGGAGACTTTCTGCGGCTCGTGCGCGCCCTGCAGGATCGCGGCAAACGGGTTGACGTGATGGCATTCTCGAATTGCAGTGACGAACTGCGTGATGAGGCCGACAACTTCTACTCCGGACCGCTGATCCCGAATTTGCTGCCGCCTCGGGACGATGAGGGCACCCATCGCGGGTTTATGCACCATGTCGATGAAGAACGAGGCTTCGGCTTTCTGACGATCCTGACCGGCTTCGGAAAGACCGATTTTCGCGACGACGTCTTCCTGCACATCAATGAGTTTAGCGAGGACGGCGAACCGACCACGAACGCCCGATTTGCCGGGCTTCGCGACCGTCGTTCAATTATTGAATTCGATCTGGAGGAGCAAGGAGACGGTAAAGTTCGCGCGGTCGACGCCGTCGAATACGTTCCGCAACGGCAGGCCCCGACGCCACGACCGGTCGAAGTCGAAGTTTAA
- the htpG gene encoding molecular chaperone HtpG: protein MSTETTQPEQFTFQAEVSRLLHLLSHSLYQNKEVAVRELVSNASDALDKFRHVALSDETVRDEAELAIHVELDEEAKTLTIRDNGIGMTRDELVGNLGTIAHSGSLDFLSKLSGDEAKDVSLIGQFGVGFYSAFMLADRVEVRTRSFQEDSAGGLLWESDGTGNFTIEPLEGETPRGTAITLKLREDTAEFLKPEHIKHVLGKYSTFVPYPIYVAEERVNEQRPIWVEPKSQVTDEQYEKFYQYLSHRSDEKPQWHLHLAADSPFQFHAVLYAPQSNFEKLGFGKSEHGLSLCAKRVLVESDCKDLLPEYLRFIYGLVDSADLPLNVSRQALQDDTVFRKIRKVLVKKVLDHLAKMAKSEPEQYLEFWGEFGSILREGIAGDFENRDKLASLLRFRSSHDVDGKPISLDDYVSRAPEDQEQIYFIGGADMASIRNSPSLEIFKKRGLEVLYLTDPVDEFVAAHLGTFQEKRLVSIDSADVKLPAESDQQKAESEEGDDEAQSSDGDEKKHPAGFEKVVELFQAGIENEVEDVRATELLADSPCRLVTPEGALSTQMQKILAMSNADGMPPMKKILELNPNHPLIERLSVLAGNEQNAAFVKDCGRQLYDNALLLSGLAPNPETLTRRTQQFMEDLAEKRSSLVL from the coding sequence ATGAGTACAGAAACCACACAGCCTGAGCAGTTTACATTCCAAGCCGAAGTCAGCCGGTTGTTGCACCTGCTGAGCCATTCGCTTTACCAGAATAAAGAGGTCGCGGTTCGCGAACTGGTCTCGAATGCATCCGATGCACTCGACAAGTTTCGGCACGTTGCGCTCTCCGATGAAACAGTGCGGGACGAGGCCGAATTGGCCATTCATGTCGAACTCGATGAAGAAGCCAAAACGCTAACCATCCGCGACAACGGCATCGGGATGACGCGGGACGAATTGGTCGGCAATCTCGGCACGATCGCTCACAGTGGGTCGCTCGACTTTCTGTCGAAGCTCTCGGGTGATGAAGCGAAAGACGTATCGCTGATCGGGCAGTTCGGGGTCGGGTTTTATTCCGCCTTCATGCTGGCTGACCGTGTTGAAGTTCGGACGCGTAGTTTTCAGGAAGACTCCGCCGGCGGGCTGCTCTGGGAGAGCGACGGAACGGGCAATTTCACCATCGAGCCGCTCGAAGGCGAGACCCCGCGCGGCACCGCAATTACATTAAAACTCCGCGAAGACACCGCAGAGTTTCTTAAACCGGAGCACATTAAACACGTCCTCGGCAAGTACAGCACTTTCGTGCCCTATCCGATTTATGTCGCCGAAGAACGTGTGAATGAACAGCGACCGATCTGGGTCGAGCCGAAGTCGCAGGTCACCGATGAACAATACGAAAAGTTCTATCAATACCTGTCGCACCGCAGTGATGAAAAACCGCAGTGGCATTTGCATCTCGCGGCCGACTCGCCGTTTCAGTTTCACGCCGTACTTTATGCGCCGCAATCAAATTTTGAGAAACTTGGCTTCGGCAAGAGCGAGCACGGTTTAAGCCTCTGTGCCAAGCGGGTTCTTGTCGAAAGTGATTGTAAGGATTTATTGCCGGAGTACCTCAGATTTATCTACGGTCTGGTCGACTCGGCCGATTTGCCGCTTAACGTGAGTCGGCAGGCACTGCAGGACGACACCGTCTTCCGCAAAATACGCAAAGTGCTGGTCAAAAAGGTCTTGGACCACTTGGCCAAGATGGCGAAGTCGGAACCGGAACAGTACTTGGAGTTCTGGGGTGAATTCGGCTCGATCTTGCGGGAGGGCATCGCGGGTGATTTTGAGAATCGCGACAAACTCGCTTCACTGCTGCGATTCCGGTCCTCACACGATGTCGATGGGAAGCCGATCTCTCTCGACGATTACGTGAGCCGCGCCCCGGAAGACCAAGAGCAGATCTACTTCATCGGCGGGGCCGACATGGCGTCGATCCGTAATAGCCCGAGCCTTGAAATATTTAAGAAGCGAGGTCTGGAAGTTCTATATCTGACCGATCCGGTCGATGAGTTTGTGGCGGCTCATCTCGGTACGTTTCAGGAAAAACGACTCGTCAGCATTGATTCGGCTGACGTCAAACTACCCGCCGAAAGCGATCAGCAGAAAGCGGAGAGTGAGGAAGGCGACGACGAAGCGCAAAGCAGTGACGGCGACGAAAAGAAGCATCCGGCCGGGTTCGAGAAAGTCGTCGAACTCTTCCAAGCGGGGATCGAAAATGAAGTCGAAGATGTCCGGGCGACGGAACTTCTGGCCGACAGCCCCTGTCGGCTCGTTACGCCCGAAGGTGCGCTTTCGACGCAGATGCAGAAAATCCTGGCGATGTCGAACGCCGACGGAATGCCGCCGATGAAAAAGATATTGGAGTTAAATCCGAATCATCCGTTAATCGAGCGGCTCAGTGTGCTAGCAGGAAATGAACAGAACGCGGCGTTCGTGAAAGATTGCGGTCGACAACTCTATGACAACGCTCTGCTGTTATCGGGGCTTGCTCCGAATCCCGAAACGCTGACCCGACGTACTCAGCAGTTCATGGAAGATCTCGCTGAAAAGCGGTCGTCCCTCGTGCTATAG
- the nadD gene encoding nicotinate-nucleotide adenylyltransferase, with protein MKLGIYGGTFDPVHFGHLLLAEQCREQLELDEVRFVPAGDPPHKDRLGLSDGKARAEMLDFATAGNPDFVVDRRELKRVGPSYTIETLREIKAEQPDASLYFLMGADSLAYLAAWREPQEILKLATVAAVGRPGGISLDRDKVKQVWGDDLADRIHIINMPQIDLSATDIRRRVRDGRSIRYMVPASVEAYIGDRELFGNGGNP; from the coding sequence ATGAAACTCGGTATCTACGGCGGCACTTTCGATCCGGTCCATTTCGGTCACCTGCTTCTGGCCGAGCAGTGCCGGGAGCAATTGGAATTGGACGAAGTACGATTTGTGCCGGCGGGCGACCCGCCGCATAAGGATCGGCTCGGGCTGTCGGACGGGAAGGCCCGGGCTGAAATGCTCGACTTTGCGACCGCGGGAAATCCCGACTTCGTGGTCGATCGCCGAGAACTGAAGCGGGTGGGGCCGAGTTATACGATCGAAACATTGCGCGAGATCAAGGCCGAGCAGCCAGATGCATCGCTTTATTTTCTGATGGGGGCCGACTCGCTGGCGTATCTGGCGGCGTGGCGAGAGCCGCAGGAAATATTGAAATTGGCGACGGTCGCCGCAGTTGGTCGGCCGGGCGGCATATCGCTCGATCGCGACAAGGTGAAGCAGGTTTGGGGCGATGATCTCGCCGACCGCATTCACATCATCAACATGCCGCAGATCGACCTGTCCGCGACGGACATACGCCGACGGGTACGCGACGGAAGGAGCATCCGGTATATGGTGCCAGCTTCCGTAGAGGCGTATATTGGGGACCGAGAATTGTTTGGCAACGGAGGAAATCCCTGA